The Psychrobacter sp. P11G3 genomic interval GCCAGTTAAAAGGATTCGTTACGGTCGCTGGCAACCCGGTTCTGAGTACGCCAAATGGTGAAAAGTTGGATGAAGCACTATCTCAGTTAGAGTTTATGGTTTCGCTTGATTACTTTGTGACTGAGACCAGCCGCCATGCCAATATTATTCTGCCGCCTGTATCGCCATTAGAGCGCGACCACTATGACATTACTTTTAATGGTTTTGCCGTGCACAATGTCGCCAAATATTCGCCTGCTTTGTTTGATAAAACTGACGATACCAAGCATGATTGGGAGATTTATTTAGGACTGGCAGATCGCTTAGACAAAGATGCGCCAGAAGCAACGCAAAAAGAACGTGCCGCGACAAAAGCCTTTGGTCCTAAGTTCTTGTTAGAGCAAGGTCTTAAGTATGGACCTCATAAAGAGGTGACATTTGAAGCACTGGTCGAAAACCCACATGGTATCGATTTGGGTCCACTACATCGTATGTTGCCAGAGGCTATTAAACACGCCGATAAGCAAATTCATCTTCATGTAGATTTTTATCAGTCAGATTTGGCACGTGTCAAAGAGATGGTACAGCAGTACAATAGTAATGAGATTTTGCTAATCGGTCGTCGTCATGTACGTAGCAACAATTCATGGTTGCACAATAGCCATCGATTGGTAAAAGGTAAATCTCGCTGTACATTGATGTTGCATCCGCAAACAGCAGCACAACATGGCATTGTAGACGGTCAAGATGTCAGAGTAACTTCTCGAGTGAGTAGCGTGGTCATTGCAGCAGAAGTGACGGATGAGCTGATGCCAGGAGTGGTCAGTATTCCACACGGCTTTGGTCACGGTCGCAAAGGGGTTAAGCAAAAGATTGCGCAAGCGCATGCAGGGGTTAGCGTTAATGATTTGACTGATGAGACGTTGATTGATCAGTTGAGTGGTAATGCCGCCGTTAATGGTGTGCCTGTGCAACTAGAAGCATTGGATATGGATGTAGATGGTTTATTTGCTGCTACAGAGACTTTAGCGGAAGGCTCACTAGCATAAAGTTAATCATACCTTTGTAAAAGTATAAAAAAGGCGTTCACGTAAAATGAGCGCCTTTTTTTTGCAATCCGAATACATCACTGAGCTGATTAAACGCTCATACCGACGAAATCAAAATTGACATTAGGGGTTTCGCCTTGGATTAGCAAACTAAGGGCTTTTGCAGAGCCGCAAGAGTGTGTCCACCCTAATGTACCATGTCCTGTATTGAGCCATAAATTGTCAAAAGTTGCTGAAGCATTATGACTACCATGTTTGACTTGACCACAGTGTGCGCGACCAATAAGGGGCACGTTCGATGGGGTCATCGGGCGCAGTCCTGTCCAATATTGCACCGAGTTTGCGATGATACCTTTCGGAAATAATTGCTGTACACGCCTAGTGATGGCCTCACAGCGCGTGGCATTTAAGTCTAGGTTGTAGCCATTAAATTCTGCGGTGCCAGCCACCCGTAATTTATCACCCAATCGTGAGGTGACCAGCTTAAATTCATCATCAATCAAGCTAACAAAAGGCGCTAAATGCGGCGCTCGTGGGTTGACGGTATAAGTAGCCGAATAGCCTTTTGCCGGAAATATTGGCGCGTGTATCCCCAAAGGTTTTAGCAGAGGTACGCTGTAGCTGCCAAGCGCGACCACATGATTATCAGCCGTGAAGGTCTGCGCATTTTCGCCTTTTGGACGGATAGTAATACTGTGTACATGCGGACGCGCAGAGTCAGTATCAGTATTGAGTGCTAAAATTTCGGTATCATATAAAAACTGTACGCCATCGTCGATACAGCGCTGCGCCAAACGTTGGGTAAACAGGTGTGCATTGCCAGACTCATCACGACTGGTATAGGTTGCTCCAGTCAGCTTATGAGCAATTGGGTAAAGGGCTGGCTCTAAATTGACAGCATTATTAATGTCAATCACGTAGCGCTCACAGCCAAGCGCTTGCATGCGTTCGGTTGGTTCGATGGCAGCATCAAACTCTGCCTGATTGGTATAAAAATGCATGATACCGCGTTTTTGCTGCTCGTAGTCGATACCAATATCTGCACGCAGCTGCTGCAAAGCGTCTCTAGAATACAGACCCAGACGTACCATTTGTACGAGATTGGCATCGGCTCTATCGGCGCGGCATTCTTGTAGAAACTGCATGGCCCATTTGAGTTGGGCTTTGTCAGCCCGCAAACGATACAGTAGCGGGGCATCCTCCTTAAACAACCACTTGAGTGCTTTCATCGGGGTCGCAGGATTGGCCCAAGGCGTGGCATGTGAGACAGATATTTGACCACCATTGGCGAACGAGGTTTGCATACCTGCTGCTGATTCGCGCTCAATCACAGTCACATCATAGCCTGCTTGACGAAGATACCAGGCGGTGGTGATGCCCACCACGCCTGCTCCGAGTACCGCAATATGTGTCATAGGATTCTCTATGCTCATGTTAATCATGATGGTAGCGCTGTATTGATCTACCATCACCTTTGCTGCGTCGCTTGCTTAATCCGATTTACTTTTATTTTGGACGTGCAACATCTACCTGTAGAGCAGCTGGCAAGTCCAATATGCTCAAATCGCTTTCTACTAACTGTTCAGGGCGAGCAACGACAAGAGCTATAAAACCCTCGTCATTTTTCATGGCATTGACCACTTGGATTTTATCAAGTTTGTCACCTGCGCTTGGTGCTTCACCGGTGCCTTGTACATAGTGCAAAAATGCTTTGGGTGCAGATTTAAAATAAATACGAGCGATGACTTCTTGACCCAGATAGCAGCCTTTGTCGTAATCCATGCCGCCGCGCTGATGCAGACGCAGCTCTTGCGGTTGGAACTCGCCTTGAGTGGCGGCTACGATCCAATAGTTACCAGTGGCAATACTGCATTGCATCCAAGCTTGTGTATCCTCAGTCGTATCATGGTCATCTTTATGGCTAAAAGTTGGTACATTATCAAGGACACAAGGATAAATAGCGACTGGTGCACTGGTCTCAAACTTTGAAAATGCACCATATTTCTTAAGGTGTGCTTGCAATGACTCAGCGCAGTCGCTACTTATGACTACATCATACTGCTTTTCGGCTTGTTTCTTAATCCAAATACCAAATTCAATACGGCCTTTTAAGTTACCGATGGCGGCTGCCTGATAGCTAAGCCCAAGTTTGGTAACATCACAGGTCAATTGTCCTTGAAAGAATTTTTCGGCGTCTTCGCCTTGAATAGTCAATTGTGAAAACTGCGGCAGTGCTGATGTGTCTGGAGACTGAGTCATTGTTATTATCCTTCTGATGAGAGCTTACTTAGTAATAATATAGATGAAATCGAAGTGATAAAAAATTATATGAGCGCTTTTATCATTGACAGTATTTGTGCACATAAATCTAAATGAGGCTAAGAAGAGTACCACAAAAAACCCTATCATAAAAAACGTCATCAGTAAGCGATGAGTTAAGTGTTAAATTGGGCATAGCGTTTGATTTTCAAGCGTACCAATTGGTTAAAGATGGTGAGTTACGGTACAATATCAGCTCTACAATTAACTTAATGTACGATGGCTGCCGAGGAAATAATGAGCTTACCAAATTGCCCTAAATGTGATGCTGAATATACGTATGAAGATGGTGCGTTACTGGTATGTCCTATGTGTGCTCATGAATGGACGGCGGCTGAGACTGATGCAGCACAAGCTGAAGACCAAGACGCAGTCATACGTGATGCTGTCGGCAATGAGCTACAGGACGGCGATGCGGTGACGGTCATTAAAGACCTAAAAGTCAAAGGCTCTTCAATCGTGATTAAAGTAGGAACGAAAGCGAAAAGCATACGTCTGTTGCCAGATGCTACTGACGGTCATGATATCGACTGTAAACTTGATGGCTACGGACCAATGAAGCTTAAGTCTTCTGTGGTCAAAAAAGCTTAAATTGTAAAAACTTCTTGAAAGATACGATAATAAACAAATATAAAGCAGACGTTTAATCACAAAACATTGTCGTTATAAATGTCGCTATAAGTAGAGAATAATTATGAGTACTAAAAACGAACAGCTTTTTGCGCAAGCACGTAAACATATCCCAGGTGGTGTTAACTCACCAGTTCGCGCCTTTGCAGGGGTCGGTGGTACGCCAATCTTTATGCACCGTGCCAATGGCAGCAAAATTTATGATACCGAAGACAACGCCTATATTGACTATGTTGGCTCGTGGGGCCCAATGATTTTGGGTCATGCGCACCCCAAAGTCATCGATGCGGTGAAAAAAGCGGCTGATGACGGTTTGAGCTTTGGTACACCAACGCCGTTTGAAACCACCGTTGCTGACAAGATTTGCGACATTGTGCCGAGCGTTGAAATGATTCGTATGACCAGCTCTGGTACCGAAGCGACCATGAGTGCGATTCGCTTAGCACGTGGTTATACCCAGCGTGACAAAATCGTTAAATTTGAAGGCTGCTACCATGGGCATTCAGATAGCCTATTAGTAAAAGCAGGCTCTGGCATGCTTGATATTGGTGAGCCAACGTCGAAAGGCGTGCCAGCAGACTTTGCTAAGCATACGATTACGATTCCTTATAATGATCCGCAAGCGATTAAAGACTGTTTTGAGAAATGGGGCGAAGAAATTGCCTGCGTTATCTTAGAGCCTATCGCTGGCAACATGAACATGGTTATCCCAACACAAGAGTTTCATGATACGCTGCGCGCAGAATGTACAGCTAATGGCGCAGTATTGATTTTTGATGAAGTGATGACTGGCTTCCGCGTTGGTCTTGGCGGTGCACAAGCACACTTCGGTATCGACCCTGATTTAACTTGCTTTGGTAAAATCATCGGTGCAGGTCTGCCAGTAGGCGCTTTCGGTGGTAAAGAAGAAGTCATGTCTTGCATAGCACCACTTGGCGGTGTCTATCAAGCTGGTACATTATCAGGCAATCCACTAGCGATGCGCGCTGGTATCGCTATGTTTGAAGATTTAACCGCAGAAGGTTTCTACGACGAGTTAGCAGCGAAAGTTGATCACCTAGTGGATGGTTTCCAAGCAGCAGCTGACAAACATGGTATTCATCTACGTACCAATAAGCTTGGCGGTATGTTTGGCATGTTCTTTGTCAAAGACAGCACAACCGAAACACCAAAGAACTTCGATGACGTGACAGAGTGCGATATGGACGTATTTAATACTTTCTTCCACGGTATGCTAGATCGCGGTATTTACTTGGCACCGTCAGCTTATGAAGCAGGATTTATGTCTATCAAACATAGCGATGAAGACATTGATGCATCAATCAAAGCGGCTGATGAGATATTTGCAGAAATGGCGAAGGCATAGTTTAGCCATTTAAGCTATTAGCTCGTTAAAAAGTTGCAGTTTAAAAAACCAGCAAGATCGTCCTGTGATCTCTGCTGGTTTTTTTGTTTATCGATATCTTATTTATAATCGTATTGGGAAGAATATAAAGTTTGTCACTTAATTTATATGGCGACTAAACTTTATCGTGCTTTATCAAACTTACGATCTCTCAAGCTCAGATTGCCTCGTAGCACATCGCTATACATACGAAAATCACTGACAAAGCTTTTCAATGGAAACTTAAAAGAAGCGGGCTTGTTCTTTTCAAAGAAAAAGTGTCCAACCCATGCACAAGCATATCCAGCGGCAATGCCCTTTACCAAAGGTTTGGCTGAGCCAGTTTTGACAGACTTTGCCAGTCCTAATAAGCCAAAGCTACTGCCTGCGAAATGTAGACGGCGACAGGCCATGTTTTGATGCTCATCTAAGTAAAAATCATAAAATGCCTGTTTAGGCGAACTTTCAGTTTTTACCATGTCTTTTTTAGCGCTGCTGATAGGGGTCTCAGTAGTTTGGGTAGCGTCTTTTGTAGTGGTCTGATTCATGTGACTAGCTTCCTTGCTGGTGGGTTTGATAACTATTAATTGCAGATGATTTTTAACCGATTAGTTGGTGGCTTTTGAAGTAAATTATACGGATAAAAATTCTGTAAATAACGGTTTTTTATCATGATATTGATAGCTTTCAATGTAGCAAACCGATATGAGTAACACAAGCGCTAGATGCTGAGCCGATACCTGTCAGCTTATAGGGTGGTTTTTTATGTTCCCACTACAGTTTTGCATCGCTTGCGAGTGTTTGGCATAAATGCTTTAATAATAAAATTGCCCTGATTTTTGTGGTTACTACTTTTTTCTATACATGTGATTTTATAACTATATAGCACGTGATTTTGGTAAACTATCCACTCTTTCTAACACGGTGACGACTTGTCCTATGCCTATTGACTACCTTACGAATCCGCCAATTGGCGATGATGAAATGATGGCAGCCATCGATATTGGTTCCAACAGTTTCCATTTAGCTATTGCTCGTCTTGACCATGGGGAAGTGCGAAAAGTAGTCTCGATGTCTGAAAAGGTACAGCTCGCTGCTGGATTGGATGAGAATAATATTCTAAGCGCAGCAGCCGAACAGCGTGGTCTCGATTGTTTGAGTCGGTTCGTGGCGCGCTTGGATTCAGTACCCCCAGAGCGTATTCGTGTGGTTGCGACCAACGCCTTGCGTCAAGCCAAAAACGCCAACGACTTTATTTCCCGTGCTAATAAAATCCTGCCAAAACCTATTGAGATTATCGCGGGCCGCGAAGAGGCACGATTGATTTATTTGGGCGTCTCACATACCAATGAGAGTAGTGATAAGCGCTTGGTTATGGATATTGGCGGCGGTTCGACAGAGTTTATTATTGGTCAAAATTTCGATCCATTATTGACTGAAAGTTTACAAATGGGCTGTGTTTCTTTTACCCAAAAATTCTTTGCTGACGGCCTGATTACTAAAGAAGCCTTCAATAGTGCAATTTCAGGTGCACGTAAAGAAGTCTTAGCGATTAATGGTCGTTATCAAAAGACAGGCTGGAGTAGCGTAGTCGGCTCAAGCGGTACAATCAAAGCGGTGCGTAATGTCCTAGTATCAAAAGGTTGGGCCGATGAGCAAGAACGCATCACTTATAGAGGCGTCAAAAAATTAGAGAAATTGCTGATTAAGATTGGCAATATTGATGATATCGAGTTAGAAGGCGTCAAAGAACATCGTAAAGCCGTATTTCCTGCTGGTGTGGCAGTATTGCGCGCGGTGATGAAAGTGCTGGGCGTTGAGACCATTACCTACTCAGATGGTGCGTTACGTGAAGGTGTTATGTACGATATGCTCGGACGCTTTGCTAGTGAAGATGTGCGTGACCGCAGTGTCTTGGCATTAATCAAGCGTTATTCAGGAGACAAAAAGCAAGCCAAGCAAGTGGTGAAAACCAGCCGTCATTTATTTGAACAAGTAAAAGACAAGCTTGCGCTGTCCAATGATGATTGCGACTTGCTCAGACGTGCTGCATTCTTGCATGAGATAGGACTGGCAATCAGTCACAGTAGCTATCACAAGCACAGCGCGTATTTGCTGGAGTACTCGGATATTCCAGGATTCTCGCAAGTCGATCAGAAACGCATGGCGCAGCTGATGCTGAACCATCGCCGCAAGCTCAAAGCCGATATGCTAGAGCAGACTTGTCAGATTGGCGGTGATCAGTTGGTTTATCTCTGCTTATTGTTGCGCCTTGCCGTACTGGCACATCATAGTCGCAGTGATTATGCGCTACCAGAGTTAGAATTAAAGGTAGTCGCTGAAAACAGCTGGCAAATCACCTTGGCGGATAGCAGTGAGCATTATGCTTTCTTGCTCGCAGATTTACGTACTGAGATTGACCAGTTTGCTAAGTGGGGCGTACAGCTTAGTGTGATTGAAGCTCAAGAGGCCGAGACTCCAGAGGTTGAGCAGTTACCATTGTAGGTATTGAGTTAAAGATTAACGTAACAAAAGCGGCGTTGTCGATAATGTC includes:
- a CDS encoding D-amino acid dehydrogenase, translating into MTHIAVLGAGVVGITTAWYLRQAGYDVTVIERESAAGMQTSFANGGQISVSHATPWANPATPMKALKWLFKEDAPLLYRLRADKAQLKWAMQFLQECRADRADANLVQMVRLGLYSRDALQQLRADIGIDYEQQKRGIMHFYTNQAEFDAAIEPTERMQALGCERYVIDINNAVNLEPALYPIAHKLTGATYTSRDESGNAHLFTQRLAQRCIDDGVQFLYDTEILALNTDTDSARPHVHSITIRPKGENAQTFTADNHVVALGSYSVPLLKPLGIHAPIFPAKGYSATYTVNPRAPHLAPFVSLIDDEFKLVTSRLGDKLRVAGTAEFNGYNLDLNATRCEAITRRVQQLFPKGIIANSVQYWTGLRPMTPSNVPLIGRAHCGQVKHGSHNASATFDNLWLNTGHGTLGWTHSCGSAKALSLLIQGETPNVNFDFVGMSV
- a CDS encoding YgfZ/GcvT domain-containing protein, translating into MTQSPDTSALPQFSQLTIQGEDAEKFFQGQLTCDVTKLGLSYQAAAIGNLKGRIEFGIWIKKQAEKQYDVVISSDCAESLQAHLKKYGAFSKFETSAPVAIYPCVLDNVPTFSHKDDHDTTEDTQAWMQCSIATGNYWIVAATQGEFQPQELRLHQRGGMDYDKGCYLGQEVIARIYFKSAPKAFLHYVQGTGEAPSAGDKLDKIQVVNAMKNDEGFIALVVARPEQLVESDLSILDLPAALQVDVARPK
- a CDS encoding zinc ribbon domain-containing protein YjdM; protein product: MSLPNCPKCDAEYTYEDGALLVCPMCAHEWTAAETDAAQAEDQDAVIRDAVGNELQDGDAVTVIKDLKVKGSSIVIKVGTKAKSIRLLPDATDGHDIDCKLDGYGPMKLKSSVVKKA
- the hemL gene encoding glutamate-1-semialdehyde 2,1-aminomutase: MSTKNEQLFAQARKHIPGGVNSPVRAFAGVGGTPIFMHRANGSKIYDTEDNAYIDYVGSWGPMILGHAHPKVIDAVKKAADDGLSFGTPTPFETTVADKICDIVPSVEMIRMTSSGTEATMSAIRLARGYTQRDKIVKFEGCYHGHSDSLLVKAGSGMLDIGEPTSKGVPADFAKHTITIPYNDPQAIKDCFEKWGEEIACVILEPIAGNMNMVIPTQEFHDTLRAECTANGAVLIFDEVMTGFRVGLGGAQAHFGIDPDLTCFGKIIGAGLPVGAFGGKEEVMSCIAPLGGVYQAGTLSGNPLAMRAGIAMFEDLTAEGFYDELAAKVDHLVDGFQAAADKHGIHLRTNKLGGMFGMFFVKDSTTETPKNFDDVTECDMDVFNTFFHGMLDRGIYLAPSAYEAGFMSIKHSDEDIDASIKAADEIFAEMAKA
- a CDS encoding DUF962 domain-containing protein, producing the protein MVKTESSPKQAFYDFYLDEHQNMACRRLHFAGSSFGLLGLAKSVKTGSAKPLVKGIAAGYACAWVGHFFFEKNKPASFKFPLKSFVSDFRMYSDVLRGNLSLRDRKFDKAR
- the ppx gene encoding exopolyphosphatase, which gives rise to MPIDYLTNPPIGDDEMMAAIDIGSNSFHLAIARLDHGEVRKVVSMSEKVQLAAGLDENNILSAAAEQRGLDCLSRFVARLDSVPPERIRVVATNALRQAKNANDFISRANKILPKPIEIIAGREEARLIYLGVSHTNESSDKRLVMDIGGGSTEFIIGQNFDPLLTESLQMGCVSFTQKFFADGLITKEAFNSAISGARKEVLAINGRYQKTGWSSVVGSSGTIKAVRNVLVSKGWADEQERITYRGVKKLEKLLIKIGNIDDIELEGVKEHRKAVFPAGVAVLRAVMKVLGVETITYSDGALREGVMYDMLGRFASEDVRDRSVLALIKRYSGDKKQAKQVVKTSRHLFEQVKDKLALSNDDCDLLRRAAFLHEIGLAISHSSYHKHSAYLLEYSDIPGFSQVDQKRMAQLMLNHRRKLKADMLEQTCQIGGDQLVYLCLLLRLAVLAHHSRSDYALPELELKVVAENSWQITLADSSEHYAFLLADLRTEIDQFAKWGVQLSVIEAQEAETPEVEQLPL